A window of Cytobacillus sp. FSL H8-0458 genomic DNA:
CCTTTTTTGCCGATGTAAATGATTTGAAAACCTTCCTTTTCCTTTTCCCTGATCAGATCATGTGTTCTTGTTACATCAGGGCATGTTGCATCAAGTGTCACAAGGCCTTTTTGTTTCGCTGCTTCCCGCACTTCAGGTGAAATGCCATGTGCTGTAAAAATGACGGTGCCTTTGTCGACTTTGTCCAGGATTTCTTTGCGGTCTTTTCCATCAAGTGTAACAATGCCTTCCTCTTCAAAAGCATCTGTCACATGTTTGTTATGGACGATCATACCCAAAATATAGATGGGTCTCGGCAAAGACGGATCAAGTGCAGCGTTCCTCGCAATAACCATTGCATCCACCACACCGTAGCAATACCCCCGAGGAGAGATTTTTATGACGTTCATCTGTATATCCTCCCTAATAAAAAGCTTATATATGAATTGAACTGAGTTATGTTTCTATACGGAAAAACTCCATATTGCACCTCTATTATATAAGAGATAAACCGAGAATACAAAAGGAGTAATTCTTCTTAAGGAAAAAGAAAAAAAGAATGCCCCGGCATCCTTTTCATTAAATATATAATTTTGGTCTGGAAATACCTTCTGCCGATGATCGCTTGACAGCCGGCTGTTCCATGGCATGTTCCTTTTTTGTATTTTTTGGCTTTGAATTCTGTTTCTTTTTTTCTGTAGTTGCCTGATGGGATTCCACTTTAGCTTCAGAAGCTTTCTCACCAGCTTCAGGTGCATCCTTTATGCCTCTGTAAAGCTTCCACATGGCAGGAAGATTCCTGACCAGCGGTCCATACTGCTGAACCATGGGTCCGATTTGCTGTGCTGTATTTAAGACCTTTTGAGTGTTGGTTAAAAAGCCGTTTATGGAAGATGGGTTGCTTATTGCCTGAAGGATGCCTCCGCCTGCCTGTGAGCCTCCTGCAGCTCTGGCAGCTCCCATTCCTGGTGCCGGCTGGGCATTTCCTTTTCCTAATATTTTGGAGAGCAATCCTCCTCCTCCGCGTTTCATTCCCGGAGGACCGCCCATCATAGGCCCCATGGGTGGTCTTCCCTGCAT
This region includes:
- the vrrA gene encoding VrrA/YqfQ family protein yields the protein MMPGSRPPMRGGMNPHPFMTPMQGRPPMGPMMGGPPGMKRGGGGLLSKILGKGNAQPAPGMGAARAAGGSQAGGGILQAISNPSSINGFLTNTQKVLNTAQQIGPMVQQYGPLVRNLPAMWKLYRGIKDAPEAGEKASEAKVESHQATTEKKKQNSKPKNTKKEHAMEQPAVKRSSAEGISRPKLYI